TAGATGATACGACTTCAACgtaaaaaagttattcgatTTAAGTAACGCGATTTAGGCactgtataaaataaaatatgcctATAAGAAACTATTCAACACTGTGTAAAAAATCTTGTAAGCAAGCAGAACAACATTAAAATAATTGCTAACGATCCTGCAGTGTAGATACAAGAATATCATTGGTTGTTGACTGATATTTGTAATTTCTTTACATACTTTGCTATTATCTgggatgatgaaaataataaagtataTTATTTTGACTACCAGTATTTCTCATTCTACcaattagatttaaaaaaattgacatgtTCCAATACTCTACgagtaattttgattttcgtatGCGGCGcgaattcaaaaactatgagTAACTTACTACACCCAGAACAAAGGGTAAGTCCATGGAAAAACGTGAAACTTGGCAGATTAAATGCCTGGCTGCGCGTGCGCGAACTTTTTAAGATTTTAATGCAGTCTAGCCGCCTCAAGTTTCGGTTTGTTAAGTTACTGATAATTGGTACAAGCTGTCATAACAACATTATAATTTCAGTTCGACACTCGATGCGAGAGACCGCCATATCATGCTACATTTTGAGTACTTTGACTGCCATGCCTTgcagataaaaatattaccgCGATACGATCTTGCCACCAAATacagtttcattattttaagCACATGAAGTCGGTCATTCATTGTCAGTGTGCTGATTTTAACTTTTCTCTTGATATATTTCTGCTAACATTGTGTAATACCCTGGTGATGTAGAATCGATTTTGATTGCATTTATGTCGTgagattataaataatgaataCTGAGTTGAGTCTTTTCTATAtggttttattaaaaaataaacttcgATGTTAACATATTATTTCATTACTGTCCGTGCGTAATGATTTTACTTTCGTcacgtgaaaatttgaaaagcagCATAATCATTTCGTATGCTTTTTTAGCATCTTTTTACGATAACGGTCCTTATCATTAAAGCAGCAGAATAACGCCTGCACAAGTTAGATAAAAGTCCGAATCAAAGATATTGCTCTTAAAATCTGTatcacaaaataaaattacgtaAAGTATGAGTACGTAAAatgaatacaaaaaatgtgaaagttAAGAAATAGCCCTCATTGACTTTTGTTACAATAGAAGAAAGCATTGATAATACTTAAATACCCAATTGGTCAAATATCAACATTGTTTCATAAACTTTCGACATTCCTTCGAAAATTTACGATTGAAAGTAAATAATATGGTCTTTAACAAATTGCTGCCTTTTTTATCTTAATATAGTTTTAGAAAATCCTGCATAGGTATTAGTGTggtcgttaaaaattaaaatctttgcGGCGCCCGAAAAAATCCTTCCTTCTGATGAGAAACTACGGGGAAAATTTTGCTTTTgcgatttaaacaaaaataacacgtGCCGACGGCCAATtgaagttaatttttcgataaaattatggtttttttttttaattcgtctCAGTAGTTAAGTTTGggtaaaaatcatcaaaaacggcttgtagaaaattaaattctctacaaaattttttttttatcgccatATTTAGAGCTAAACAGCtaaaacagaaaattaaattctctacaaaattttttttttatcaccatatTTAGAGCTAAACAGctaaaacagaatttttagCTCTAAatatggtgataaaaaaaaaattttgtagagaatttaattttctacaagccgtttttgatgatttttaccCAAACTTAACTACtgagacaaattaaaaaaaaaaaaccataattttatcgaaaaattaacttcaATTGGCCGTCGGcacgtgttatttttttttaaatcgcaaAAGCAAAATTTTCCCCGTAGTTTCTCATCAGAAGGAAGGATTTTTTCGGGCGCCgcaaagattttaatttttaacgaccACACtaataggtatacatatgtatacatatgtacgtgtatatatatttcaatttctgatagattacattatttaccaaTTCTTGAACAtgttttaattaaaatgattatttctttttcaggCTGCTCGGGCTGTATTTTTCGCCATTATGAATAAGTACCGTCACTCGTTGGAAACCACTAATTCAGATTATAGAACTGAAAGCTTAATGTCatcaaatttcaacttttatacattttagATAGTTGACAAAGTAGAATCATTAGTTTTTGCAGGTGCTTTCTTGGGTTTGCATTTTGCTTTCAAATCATAATACTTCGTTCTGTAACTCATCATAATTCTGTGAAGTCTTTCATATTCCTCTTTAGCCAATATTAATCTGTGCCTCAAATCATCGACTTCTAACATAGAGCGTTGGGACTTTTCTGCATTACTACAACTAGCTAGCTTTTCAACAGCCAAGAGCACATTTTGTACATTTTGGCTGATTTGTTTCAATTCCGGATTTGAAGAGTAATCGTAACGGGACTTATGATCCTGTGCTTTGCTATCGAAACGGATCAGCTTCTGCAAGAGCATATCATTGTGTTCACCAAGTAACGAACATTTGGTTTCAgcaaagatttttattttcttcatcgaATCTATTTCGTTGTTAAGACATTGCTGCTTTTCTTTAAACTCTTCCAGCTCTAATGTCACCGCTTTTTCTCGTTTCCAAGTAGCGTTCAATTCGTCATATATAGATTCAACTTGCTCTTTCAAGTGCTTATTTTCGATCTCTAAAGCTGAATTTATATGATCCGGATTTATTTCCGTATTCGTAGGTAAATTGTATTTACTGCTGCGAAGCCTATCCAGCAATGAGTTGTTCTGAACAAGTAACTCTTCTTTCATGAATCTGcgtgaaaataatcaaacagTGAAGATCAAATGCATTTGAGATTGTATGGCTATAGCCAAAGATTACTTACTTCATCTTCTGCATTTCATCCTTTAATATTCGAGATTGTTTCTCCTGTTGAGTGAGTAAAGTGTTTTTAGAAACAAGGTTAGCGATCTCTAGCTTGAGTTCCTTCTCGGTAAcagagaatttatttttcaatgctTCCATTTCAATGTGtaaatcataaattttttcgtccTTGGCAACCAACTGCTGTTGGAATTCTTCGTTACTAACCTTCAACTGgaaatgatcaaattttgCGATATTTGTGGATTCTCGCAAGGATAACACAAATTTGTATCAGAGCAAACATTCATACTTACTGCGAGTATCTCTGGACTGCATGTGTAACTATCAGTGTTACTGACGTTCAGACAGGAAACAACGATTTGATTCTCCAATTTTCTGTCAGGCGAGGGTAATTTGGACTCTAAGAATTCGTTCATCAGTCGTAACTCCACGTTTTCTTGTAACCgtaattcattttcttttaacgAATCATCCAATAACTTCGCCAATGTGGCAATTTCTGTTTCTGAATGTGAAGATTTACCGGCACTGCTACAACTTTGCTTAGTTTCAGGTGTTTCTTCCTTATTCAACATTTTGTCGAGGCGATACTGTAATTGAGCTACCTCCTTCTCCAAGTTACAGTGTTCAGGGCAAGTGTTTTTTTGTGCATTAAACGCGTCCTCCAACACTTGCTCAAAGACAGATATTTCATGTTCCAAGGTTGATATCCTCATTTGCAAGTCTTCCGTTACCCGTTGCAGCCTCGAATTTTCAGTTACTAGTCTTCCTTTATCCATGTCGTGTCCATATATGTCTGAATGAACCTTAGACTCCTTTTCGGTCTGCAACTCTTTCTTAAGCTTAGTATTTTCATCAGAGACATCTTCGAATTCTGCTTTAAGTTTTAAATTCTCCACCTGAGAATTGTTCAGGTTGAACTTGCACactttcaattcattttcgagggaaaaaattttatctacCAAATGTGTCCCATGCTCTTCacttttttcaagtttcttaCACGTGAGGGCAACCTCGATTCCAGCTGGAAACAAAGTTACAAAATTTGAGTACGGTGAATATTATaaagtaaatttcaaaatgatttatattattatttcacctcGCGTTATTTGAACTTCTGGTTTCTATCCAGAAACtaataattggaaaataattgtCAACTTTTTTTGATTGACATGTTGTTTGTCAACTAAATTAACAAGTGCGGTGATGCGGCTTAGTTTCAAATCtcgtaattattttccaattgaAGAGGAAGAAACAGTGGAAGTAAGATTGAAAGCTTTTGTTTCACTCATGATAATTATAAACCTACTTAAGTTCAACGTTTAATggaattatattataaacacAGTAGAGTGTTGATAATTAGCCTGATAGAAGTTGAGCAGTTACCAATTCTATGATCAAATTAGTGGCAAAACATGCATTGAATGATAATCGTAGTTTcgtttaaataatatttgacgAGTCAAAtgtgaaattcaatattattctTACATTTTTCTAGGTCCGTTtgcaaattttcgattttctttgtAGCTGCAATTAATGCATCATCCAAGTCTTTGACCTTTGCTTCGAGACGATGCATTTCTGTCTGGTATTTTCTTATATCAGTGTTTAGTTCTTGAATATCCTCCAGCATATTCCTTTTAGAACACTCTGCTTCGCTCAGTTTCAATTCGGATTCCTCTAATTTTTGCTTCACGCATAACAATTCATCGATGAT
The sequence above is drawn from the Neodiprion pinetum isolate iyNeoPine1 chromosome 2, iyNeoPine1.2, whole genome shotgun sequence genome and encodes:
- the LOC124210942 gene encoding tax1-binding protein 1 homolog B-like, with amino-acid sequence MAAIIKELEMDASTYSETENLNRVDSDNEDGILSTYSLPACFELNQSSKEQQSCLTRSQYALVVFHGVADTYPTDSDILCRYTLTEDVEATPGDRIVLFAVGWSAIKDYIVFEWAPVPENGERDLTVVFKAIDLPKDVNEFYQVCYVSNEGAVCGASIPFQVRIPNNEELTCDLEEDMVVVRSSTAVAQDKLFKAQLDRKILIKKNVNLETQLRCLQDEHSFALKRLDQLQDTLCTSGTRSATLQTEIARLLNIIDELLCVKQKLEESELKLSEAECSKRNMLEDIQELNTDIRKYQTEMHRLEAKVKDLDDALIAATKKIENLQTDLEKSGIEVALTCKKLEKSEEHGTHLVDKIFSLENELKVCKFNLNNSQVENLKLKAEFEDVSDENTKLKKELQTEKESKVHSDIYGHDMDKGRLVTENSRLQRVTEDLQMRISTLEHEISVFEQVLEDAFNAQKNTCPEHCNLEKEVAQLQYRLDKMLNKEETPETKQSCSSAGKSSHSETEIATLAKLLDDSLKENELRLQENVELRLMNEFLESKLPSPDRKLENQIVVSCLNVSNTDSYTCSPEILALKVSNEEFQQQLVAKDEKIYDLHIEMEALKNKFSVTEKELKLEIANLVSKNTLLTQQEKQSRILKDEMQKMKFMKEELLVQNNSLLDRLRSSKYNLPTNTEINPDHINSALEIENKHLKEQVESIYDELNATWKREKAVTLELEEFKEKQQCLNNEIDSMKKIKIFAETKCSLLGEHNDMLLQKLIRFDSKAQDHKSRYDYSSNPELKQISQNVQNVLLAVEKLASCSNAEKSQRSMLEVDDLRHRLILAKEEYERLHRIMMSYRTKYYDLKAKCKPKKAPAKTNDSTLSTI